A genomic segment from Etheostoma spectabile isolate EspeVRDwgs_2016 chromosome 11, UIUC_Espe_1.0, whole genome shotgun sequence encodes:
- the si:ch211-184m13.4 gene encoding G-protein coupled receptor 183 — protein MIFTFIFKQTGEMAGENITLDSETENSPNQSCDVFVYQRAAVVLFPIFYSVVFIISTSGNSLVLYVICQRKQKFNSTSIYLVNLALSDTLFTLALPGRIIYYIRHFDWPFGDILCRLTTLLFFANTYAGIGFMTCISLDRYLAMVHPQRLQWLRSVSVVRRVSCLVWALVSLEVAPLMFRSMLREHQGKQTCMEYFNFDGSRFTPYLLLLACTISFCCPLIIIMGCYAKINLKLRAAAKQNSVTGRSRRNHRANTIILLILLTFITCFSPYHLNVMQFMSRKIHHQATCEELRAFKVSLQITVSLMNFNCCLDPVIYFFAIKTYKKRVLSLFKDYLYASGASSKMTAENSSSNT, from the exons atgatttttacttttattttcaaacagaCAGGTGAAATGGCTGGTGAAAATATCACCTTGGACTCTGAAACCGAAAACTCTCCGAACCAGAGCTGTGATGTGTTTGTCTACCAAAGAGCTGCCGTAGTCCTCTTCCCAATTTTCTACTCTGTGGTTTTCATTATCAGTACAAGTGGAAACAGCTTGGTACTCTATGTCATCTGCCAGAGGAAACAGAAGTTCAACTCCACCTCAATCTATCTGGTCAACCTAGCATTGTCTGATACCCTGTTCACACTGGCACTGCCTGGCAGAATTATTTACTACATCCGTCACTTTGACTGGCCCTTTGGTGACATTCTCTGCAGACTGACAACACTTCTCTTCTTTGCAAATACGTATGCAG GCATTGGCTTCATGACCTGTATCAGTCTGGATCGATACCTGGCCATGGTGCATCCACAAAGGCTACAGTGGTTGcggagtgtgagtgtggttCGCAGGGTCTCCTGCCTGGTCTGGGCTCTGGTATCCCTGGAGGTAGCTCCTCTGATGTTCCGCAGCATGCTGCGTGAGCACCAGGGAAAACAAACTTGTATGGAGTACTTCAACTTTGACGGCTCCCGCTTCACCCCATATCTCCTGCTTCTGGCCTGTACCATCTCATTCTGCTGTccactcatcatcatcatgggcTGCTACGCCAAGATCAACCTGAAGCTGCGAGCTGCAGCCAAGCAGAACTCTGTAACTGGTCGATCAAGGAGGAATCATAGGGCCAACACCATTattctcctcatcctcctcactTTTATCACTTGCTTTAGCCCTTACCACCTCAACGTTATGCAGTTTATGTCCAGAAAGATACACCATCAGGCAACCTGCGAAGAGCTGAGAGCCTTTAAGGTGTCCTTACAG ATCACAGTTTCTCTAAtgaacttcaactgctgcttgGACCCAGTCATCTACTTCTTTGCCATTAAGACCTACAAGAAACGGGTGTTGAGCCTGTTTAAAGACTATCTGTATGCTTCCGGTGCCTCCTCCAAAATGACAGCtgagaacagcagcagcaacacctGA
- the gpr183a gene encoding G-protein coupled receptor 183-A: MDSIPVPETFTFPSTNNESNKSTCDTLYAHRAYARVLMPLFYCIVFLVGLLGNCLALHVIRPNLKKINSTTLYSLNLVISDILFTLSLPARIVYYALGFHWPLGEVLCKIWGLTFYINTYAGVSFMTCLSIDRFIAVVLPLRFGRFRKVSNVRYICVGVWLLVLAQTLPLVGMPMTNMEPDGYITCVEYPHFETVNHIASMLIGAVFLGYIVPLVTILVCYSVLCSKLHSTAKSNHLTDKSGRSRKAIGVICCVSLVFIICFSPYHIDFLQYMIRKLVSSPDCADLTAFQVSLHITVCLMNFNSCLDPFIYFFACKGYKRKLWKLLKLQVSMSFSSAVRTSPECSSKDVMDGNKIKLNSYMLEDTTNERLTDKKFHREE; this comes from the coding sequence ATGGATTCTATTCCTGTACCTGAGACTTTCACCTTCCCATCCACCAACAATGAATCTAATAAGAGTACCTGTGACACTCTATATGCCCACAGGGCCTATGCCAGGGTCCTCATGCCtcttttttattgcattgtGTTCTTGGTGGGGCTGCTCGGAAACTGCCTCGCCCTCCATGTAATCCGTCCCAATCTGAAAAAGATCAACTCCACTACCTTATACTCTTTAAACCTGGTCATCTCTGACATCCTCTTCACCCTCTCTCTGCCTGCGAGGATTGTCTACTATGCTCTGGGCTTCCACTGGCCTCTGGGCGAGGTGCTGTGCAAGATTTGGGGCCTCACCTTTTATATCAACACCTACGCGGGGGTCAGTTTCATGACCTGTCTCAGTATAGACCGTTTCATCGCCGTGGTCCTGCCTCTGCGCTTTGGCCGATTCAGGAAGGTCAGTAACGTGCGCTAcatttgtgttggtgtgtggctGCTGGTCCTGGCACAGACCCTCCCCCTTGTGGGCATGCCCATGACCAACATGGAACCTGATGGCTACATCACCTGTGTGGAATACCCCCACTTTGAGACGGTCAACCACATTGCCAGTATGTTGATTGGTGCCGTCTTCCTTGGTTACATCGTGCCTTTGGTGACCATCCTTGTGTGTTACTCTGTCTTATGCTCCAAACTCCACTCCACAGCCAAGAGCAACCATTTGACAGATAAGTCTGGCCGGAGTCGCAAGGCCATCGGTGTGATCTGCTGCGTATCCCTAGTGTTTATTATCTGTTTCAGCCCCTATCACATTGATTTCCTGCAGTACATGATCCGCAAGCTGGTGTCCAGCCCTGATTGCGCTGATCTCACGGCCTTTCAGGTGTCACTgcacatcactgtgtgtctgatgaACTTCAACTCCTGTTTGGATCCTTTTATCTACTTCTTTGCCTGCAAGGGCTACAAGAGGAAACTTTGGAAGCTGCTGAAGCTACAGGTCAGCATGTCCTTCTCCAGTGCAGTGAGGACGTCACCTGAATGCTCCTCCAAGGATGTCATGGATGGCAACAAGATCAAACTTAACAGTTACATGTTAGAAGATACAACCAACGAGAGACTTACAGACAAGAAATTTCACAGAGAAGAGTAA